AAGACGGATGTTCATCGCAATCATATCCATGGCAGGGCAACCGGTGTAAGTGGGGGTGATGATCACTTCCACCTCGCTTCCATTTATTTCTACTTCACGAACAATTCCCAAATCAAGTACCGTTAACACAGGAACTTCCGGATCAACTACTGTTGCAAGTATTGACCAGATTTTTTGTTCTGCAGTTGATGCGTTGATATGAAGTTGTTCATTATTCATGATTTCCGACAATAACTCCCCTTCAGGGGATGGGGGCTTTACCACTTCGCTCCCGGATAAGTGCGTTGCAGGTATTGTAATTCTGTTAAGATATAACCGAGTTGTTCTGTATGAATTCCTTTCTTACCGCCGCTCTGCATAAATACATTTTCAGGAACAGGAAGTTTTGCTTCATCAAATACAGCCGTTACTTTTTCTGTCCATGTTTGTTTGATGGAAGCAAGATCAATACCAATGGCTGTTTCATAATCTGCAGCTTCAAATAGTTCACCGGTGTAACGCCATAGTTCATCAATGGCATGCAACATGCGTTTGTGACTTTCTTCTGTACCATCGCCCAAACGAATCACCCATTCACTGCTCCAACGAAGATGATAGGTTGTTTCTTTATTAGCTTTTGCTGCAATAGCTGCTAACTGTTCATCTGTACTTTGCTGCAGTTGTTGAAACAATAAATGTTGAAACTGACTGAACAGGAATTGACGTAAAATGGTTTGTCCCCAATCGCCGCTCTCCAGTTCAACAAGCAATACATTTTTAAACTCACGTTCGGTTCGTAAGTAAGCTAATGAATCTTCCGTTGAACCATCGTTCCTCAACGTTGCTGCGTATTGATAAAAATTTCTTGCTTGCCCAAGTAAGTCTAATGAAATATTGGTGATGGCAATATCCTGTTCCAGTATTGGTCCGTGTCCACACCATTCACTATTCCTTTGCGAAAGGATCAGTGTTGTATCTGCTAAGTGTAATGTATAATCTATTAGTGAAGCACTCATCAATAAAATCGTTTATTCAGTTTTCATCAGCGGTTACATATGCTTTACCTCATCGGGCAAATCATAAAAAGTAGGATGACGGTATACTTTATCATTCGCAGGATCGTATAAACTTTCTGCTTCATCAGGATTGCTGGCATGAATGTATTTGCTTTCAACTACCCAAATACTTACCCCTTCCATACGTCTTGTATAAACATCACGTGCATTTTCGATGGCCATTTGCGCATCAGCAGCTTTTAAACTACCAACATGCTTATGATCGAGACCTTGCTTGCTGCGGATGAACACTTCCCACAGAGGCCAGCCGGCCGCATCAGCTTGTGTTTGATAATTACTGGCTCCTCCTTTTTCTTCAGGGATATCGCCGTAATAAAATTTTCTTATCTGAAAATTCATAATTGCTGTTGTTGAGTTTACTTAAGCTGCTGCTAAAGCCCCTTTAGGGGTTTGGGGTTGTTGTTTTCTTTTCTCCGCATGTGCCGCTGCTGCTTCTCGCACCCATCTTCCTTCTTCGTGTGCTTTGCGGCGTGCATTCAATCGTTCTTTATTACAAGGGCCATTTCCTTTCACCACATTCCAGAATTCGTTCCAGTCAATTTCACCAAAGTCATAGTGACCACGTTCCTCGTTCCATTTCAAATGCGGATCGGGCAAGGTCATGCCTAATAATTTCACCTGCTCTACACACATATCTACAAACTGCTGACGCAACTCATCATTTGTTTTGCGTTTGATCTTCCACTTCATGCTTTGATCGCTGTTGGTGCTTTCGCTATCCTTCGGTCCAAACATCATTAAGCTTGGCCACCACCATCTGTTGATGGCATCCTGGCACATGGCTTTTTGTTCATCGGTTCCTTTCGATAACACTAGCAACGATTCAAAACCCTGGCGTTGATGAAAACTTTCTTCTTTACAAATTCGCACCATTGCTCTTGCATATGGTCCGTAACTGGTGCGGCACAACATTACCTGGTTAAGAATGGCGGCGCCATCCACTAACCAGCCAATGGCACCCATATCAGCCCATGTTAAGGTGGGATAATTAAAGATGGAAGAGTATTTGGCTTTGCCGCTGTGTAGGTCGTCGATCATTTGTTCACGGCTCATGCCTAATGTTTCAGCAGCACAATAGAGGTACAAACCATGGCCGGCTTCGTCCTGCACCTTCGCCATCAAAATAGCTTTGCGTTTGAGCGATGGAGCACGGCTGATCCAATTACCTTCTGGCAGCATCCCTACAATTTCGCTGTGTGCATGCTGACTGATCTGCCGGATATTCGTTTTCCGGTAGGCATCGGGCATCCATTCCTTGGGCTCGATCTTAATTTCCTGATCGATCTTGCTCTGAAATACCTGTTCAAAATCATGTAATGACATAACAATGCTGTTGATTAGCAAATTTAATCAAAACTAACACCTGTTTGGCGAGTTTGTTTAGCCTTTATTTGTACAGATAATTCTCATGCAGGATGTGAGTGCTTACTTCACATCGAAATCAACCGTTACGTTTTCGGTTGTGGGATGACTTTGGCAGGTTAATATAAAACCCTGTTCAATTTCTTCCTGCTCCAAACCCCAATGAACATCCATTTTTACTTCACCAACTAGCAGTTTGGCTTTGCAGGTGCAGCACACACCGCCTTTGCAGGCATAAGGAACATCAGCGCCTTGCTGCATAGCTGCATCAAGAATGGTTGTTTCACTGTTGAACGGAATAGCAAAATTAAAACTCCTTCCATCTAACTTAACTGTGATATTACTTTTTGGGCCTTCTTCGCTTGTAGCATGTGCCTTGTGCCTTGAGGCTTTATTCTGTCCCGGTGTAGTAAACAGTTCGAAATGAATTTTCTTTTCAGTTACGCCGTTGCTTTCTAAAAAGTCTTTCACTGAAAAAATCATGTCTTCCGGTCCGCAGATAAAAAACTCATCGACCGTTTTTACATTCAGCAGTTTGCTGAAGAGGTCGCTGCATTTTTCTTTCGTGATTCTGCCGAAATTCAGATCAGCATCTGTTTTTTCCCTGCTTAAAATATGAATGAGGTTAAACCGGTTGATGTATTTATTCTTCAAACCTTCCAGTTCTTCAAAGAAGATAATGGATGAACGGGTTTTATTTCCGTACACCAAGGTGAACGTACTATCAGGTTCAATTGCCAGCGTTGTTTTAATAATGGAAAGAAGCGGAGTGATGCCGCTACCGGCAGCAAAGGCCACATAATTTTTTCTATTGGATGCGTCAAGTGTTGTGTAGAAACGACCTATTGGAGTCATTACTTCTAACACATCATTTTGTTTCAAATCTTCGTTTGCAAAAATTGAGAAGGCACCAGCTTCCACTTTCTTGATGGCAACTTTCAGTTGACGTTCTAATGGACTGCTGCAAATAGAATACGTACGTCTTACCTCTTCACCATTTATAATAGCACGCATGGTAAGGCTTTGTCCTTGTGTGAAGTTGAATTCTTCCTTTAAGTTTTCAGGAACATCAAACAACACAGAAACACAATCACTTGTTTCTTTTTTTACTTCTTTAACTCGTAAAGGATGAAAATGGATAGACATGCGGCAATCTAAAAAATGTTTCCTGATATTCTGACAGAGCTTTTAAAAGCAACACGAACGATTCAGTAGCTTCATTCAAACAAAAGACTGTCCGTTTGCGCCTTTGGTTGTAAACTTAAAAGGCACAGCGCAAATAAAAAAAGGTATTTCATTGGAAAAGCAAGCTGTTTGATGTGAAGTAAATGGAGAGCAGCAATCTTATTTTCTTAACCCATCAATCATGATCAACACCATATTGTCTTCCAGCTCATTGCCACTGATCTTGGCAGTGGAACGGTGCCAGCTTTCAATACCGCTTACAGAATGAAGCAGAATTACAACTGCCGTCGGTGCATCGATCTTTTTGATCTCACCTTTTTTCATACCGTCTTCAATGATCAAAGCAAGTCGTTTCCTGTAGTTACGACGCTGCGTGTGGAAGTTAGAACGGTAAGGCTCATCCAGGTGTTTCCACTCTCTGTCGCTCACCATTACTTCTTCGTAGTTGTCGATCATCTGCTGAATATGAAAGCGAAGCAAGGTTTCGATCTTTTTGATCGGCGTAAGACTGCCACTTTCAATTTCATCTAAATGCAGGTTAAAGCGATTGGCTACATTAAAACATACCGATTCCAATATCTCATTTTTGGAACGTATGTGATTGTACAAGCTTGCGGCTTCAATACCAAGGTTCTCAGCCAGGTCTCTCATACTGGCTGCACCAAAACCTTTTTCCCTGAAGAGGGCGGCGCCGGCTTTTACAATGAGGTCTTTGCGGTTGCCATTCTTTGGCACTTTCAGTTTTCCCATGCCCAAATGTACTTTGTTTTAGGTAAAATACCGTGTTGCGGGTATTGAAATGAAATAGCCCGTATGATACTTTTGAAATGTAAAGTTTACAACTTGTGATATCTGCATAATGTTGCAAAAAAAAAGATTATCCTGCATTGTTAGTTGCATGTATTGCGGTTACCCAAAACAATTAAACATCATTCAATGAAACAGAAACTCCTTTTCCTCGCCCTTATTTGTGGAGCATTCTTAACACTGGCTCCAACAAATGCAAAAGCTCAAAGTGATTATTATTATGAGAGCATTTCAAACCCAAGTAAAACCATCAACTTCCTTATTGGTGTGTATGTAACCAAAAACGAATTTATTACACGTGATGATGGAACAGGTTACACCAAGATCCGCATGGCCGTTATTAACCAGGAAGGCGCCGAACCATTCAAATGGAGTGATTACAAGATTTACATTAAGCTCAAGAACAACGATATGTTCTATAACTATACCACCCAGGCAAAAGAGGGTGATCTGTCTTGTAACTGGACAGTTCAACCAGGCCAAAACCACATTCAATATGTATGTTTCGATAAAGCCTTCGACATTAACCAGATCGATATGATCTGGCTGGGTATGAGCGACAACAAGTTTTTTGACCTCGTACGGAGCGATAAAAAGTAAAACGGGTTTCGTTTCTGTGAAGCACTGCCGGCAACGGTGGTGCTTTTTTTATATCCTTTTTCGGCAATAGGTCTTCAGCCATTACCTTTGTCCGCATCCGTAAATGCGGTAAACAAAAAACAAACTCCCTTATGTCTTTAGTAGTTGTGGGCTCTATGGCCTTTGATGCAATTGAAACTCCCTTTGGTAAAAGCGATCGAATTATTGGTGGGGCTGCCACGTATATTGCCTGGAGCGCTTCAAATTTTACCCAAC
The DNA window shown above is from Lacibacter sp. H375 and carries:
- the paaB gene encoding 1,2-phenylacetyl-CoA epoxidase subunit PaaB, producing MNFQIRKFYYGDIPEEKGGASNYQTQADAAGWPLWEVFIRSKQGLDHKHVGSLKAADAQMAIENARDVYTRRMEGVSIWVVESKYIHASNPDEAESLYDPANDKVYRHPTFYDLPDEVKHM
- the paaC gene encoding 1,2-phenylacetyl-CoA epoxidase subunit PaaC, which produces MSASLIDYTLHLADTTLILSQRNSEWCGHGPILEQDIAITNISLDLLGQARNFYQYAATLRNDGSTEDSLAYLRTEREFKNVLLVELESGDWGQTILRQFLFSQFQHLLFQQLQQSTDEQLAAIAAKANKETTYHLRWSSEWVIRLGDGTEESHKRMLHAIDELWRYTGELFEAADYETAIGIDLASIKQTWTEKVTAVFDEAKLPVPENVFMQSGGKKGIHTEQLGYILTELQYLQRTYPGAKW
- the paaE gene encoding 1,2-phenylacetyl-CoA epoxidase subunit PaaE, with amino-acid sequence MSIHFHPLRVKEVKKETSDCVSVLFDVPENLKEEFNFTQGQSLTMRAIINGEEVRRTYSICSSPLERQLKVAIKKVEAGAFSIFANEDLKQNDVLEVMTPIGRFYTTLDASNRKNYVAFAAGSGITPLLSIIKTTLAIEPDSTFTLVYGNKTRSSIIFFEELEGLKNKYINRFNLIHILSREKTDADLNFGRITKEKCSDLFSKLLNVKTVDEFFICGPEDMIFSVKDFLESNGVTEKKIHFELFTTPGQNKASRHKAHATSEEGPKSNITVKLDGRSFNFAIPFNSETTILDAAMQQGADVPYACKGGVCCTCKAKLLVGEVKMDVHWGLEQEEIEQGFILTCQSHPTTENVTVDFDVK
- a CDS encoding TetR/AcrR family transcriptional regulator — its product is MGKLKVPKNGNRKDLIVKAGAALFREKGFGAASMRDLAENLGIEAASLYNHIRSKNEILESVCFNVANRFNLHLDEIESGSLTPIKKIETLLRFHIQQMIDNYEEVMVSDREWKHLDEPYRSNFHTQRRNYRKRLALIIEDGMKKGEIKKIDAPTAVVILLHSVSGIESWHRSTAKISGNELEDNMVLIMIDGLRK
- the paaA gene encoding 1,2-phenylacetyl-CoA epoxidase subunit PaaA, producing the protein MSLHDFEQVFQSKIDQEIKIEPKEWMPDAYRKTNIRQISQHAHSEIVGMLPEGNWISRAPSLKRKAILMAKVQDEAGHGLYLYCAAETLGMSREQMIDDLHSGKAKYSSIFNYPTLTWADMGAIGWLVDGAAILNQVMLCRTSYGPYARAMVRICKEESFHQRQGFESLLVLSKGTDEQKAMCQDAINRWWWPSLMMFGPKDSESTNSDQSMKWKIKRKTNDELRQQFVDMCVEQVKLLGMTLPDPHLKWNEERGHYDFGEIDWNEFWNVVKGNGPCNKERLNARRKAHEEGRWVREAAAAHAEKRKQQPQTPKGALAAA